The following proteins are encoded in a genomic region of Salvelinus namaycush isolate Seneca chromosome 12, SaNama_1.0, whole genome shotgun sequence:
- the LOC120057252 gene encoding zinc finger protein-like 1, protein MGLCKCPKRKVTNLFCFEHRVNVCEHCLVSNHNKCIVQSYLQWLQDSDYSPNCQLCNNPLISQDTVRLVCYDVFHWACLHDLAARLPLHTAPAGYQCPSCQGPVFPPSNLASPIADMLREQLSLVNWARAGLGLPLIEEPVEAIQDSTQDVTDYADWSTFDASALETTEAYPTHPYTPSPAPTLVPPPVQEDHGNLHNNGGMVAQEQHSGVNMITATTSDTITLHTASTPRKVYDTRDSGPSSGYSSGHSSVTQIDFDDDKYRRRPALSWFAQILKNRTGSKRTGLSWKQRVFMLLLVGVLGFFTLIIIMAKLGRASADSDPNLDPLLNPNIRVGKN, encoded by the exons ATGGGTCTGTGCAAGTGTCCTAAGAGGAAGGTGACCAACCTGTTCTGCTTTGAACATCGGGTGAATGTTTGTGAGCATTGCCTGGTCTCCAACCACAACAAG TGTATAGTGCAGTCCTACCTCCAGTGGCTTCAGGATAGTGACTACAGCCCTAACTGTCAACTGTGTAATAACCCACTGATCTCCCAGGATACTGTCAGATTGGTCTGCTATG ATGTATTCCACTGGGCCTGTCTTCATGACCTGGCAGCCCGGTtgcccctacacactgctcctgCGGGATACCAGTGCCCCAGCTGTCAGGGTCCAGTGTTTCCCCCCTCCAACCTGGCCAGCCCAATAGCTGACATGCTGAGGGAACAGCTCTCCTTAGTCAACTGGGCAAGAGCTGGACTAGGCCTACCTCTG ATTGAAGAACCTGTAGAAGCTATTCAAGACAGCACACAGGATGTCACTGATTATGCTGACTGGTCCACATTTGATG CCTCAGCATTGGAGACCACTGAAGCTTACCCCACCCACCCCTACACCCCCAGCCCGGCCCCTACTCTAGTTCCACCTCCAGTACAGGAAGATCATGGAAATCTCCACAACAACGGAGGGATGGTAGCACAAGAACAACACTCTGGGGTCAACATGATCACTGCAACCACTAGTGACACAATCACCCTACACACAG CATCAACCCCAAGGAAAGTCTATGACACACGGGACTCTGGTCCCAGCTCTGGTTACAGCTCTGGACACAGCTCTGTGACACAGATTGACTTTGACGACGACAAGTACCGGCGACGACCAGCACTCAGCTGGTTTGCACAGATTCTCAA AAACCGGACGGGTTCAAAGAGGACAGGCTTGTCCTGGAAGCAGAGGGTCTTCATGCTCCTTCTGGTTGGAGTGCTGGGATTCTTTACCTTGATTATCATTATGGCTAAACTGGGCCGTGCTTCAGCTGACTCCGACCCCAACTTAGACCCCCTACTAAACCCCAACATCCGAGTGGGCAAAAACTGA
- the LOC120057253 gene encoding sororin-like isoform X1 → MSNETPQPVLADSTSQPRRRSMRLSSPNENVPNSAPTDAVKRRITVRKIAPRKTQVNVPSEEHTENEQRLLEGSRKKSQIYTPGPAQVPPPKATMLSPILAPSPPCPQAAANPEDSAWSQKVRRSYTRLSLGDPSFESHQAVYSPSPQRRETLFGFEKLQTPQVLRKVEQFRVGPEASRSLCGVSSFTLLEVDNSAAAAPDPEPDVNIPGVAVVKEKKRSKKVPQIKLAELDDLAAKMNAEFEEAEGFELLVE, encoded by the exons ATGAGCAACGAGACACCACAACCCGTTTTGGCAG ATTCTACCAGCCAGCCACGAAGGAGGTCAATGCGGTTGAGCTCTCCAAATGAAAATGTCCCCAACTCT GCTCCTACAGATGCCGTAAAACGCCGCATCACTGTGAGGAAGATTGCACCCAGGAAAACACAAGTCAAT GTCCCCTCCGAGGAACACACAGAAAATGAACAAAGATTGCTTGAAGGCAGTCGGAAGAAGTCACAAATCTATACCCCAGGACCTGCCCAGGTCCCTCCGCCAAAAGCCACCATGCTCTCCCCGATCTTGGCCCCCTCACCACCCTGTCCACAGGCTGCAGCAAACCCAGAAGACTCAGCATGGTCACAAAAGGTGCGGAGGTCCTATACCCGCCTAAGCCTAGGGGACCCTTCGTTTGAAAGTCACCAGGCCGTGTACTCCCCATCTCCTCAGCGTCGGGAGACCCTGTTTGGATTTGAGAAGCTTCAGACACCTCAGGTTCTCCGCAAGGTGGAGCAGTTCAGGGTGGGCCCTGAAGCCTCCAGGTCTCTCTGTGGAGTCAGCTCCTTCACCCTGCTGGAAGTGGACAACAGTGCTGCCGCTGCTCCCGACCCAGAGCCAGATGTCAACATCCCTGGTGTCGCTGTGGtaaaggagaagaagaggagtaAGAAGGTTCCTCAAATAAAA CTGGCAGAGCTGGATGACCTTGCGGCAAAGATGAATGCAGAGTTTGAAGAGGCAGAAGGATTTGAGTTGTTGGTGGAATAA
- the LOC120057253 gene encoding sororin-like isoform X2: protein MRLSSPNENVPNSAPTDAVKRRITVRKIAPRKTQVNVPSEEHTENEQRLLEGSRKKSQIYTPGPAQVPPPKATMLSPILAPSPPCPQAAANPEDSAWSQKVRRSYTRLSLGDPSFESHQAVYSPSPQRRETLFGFEKLQTPQVLRKVEQFRVGPEASRSLCGVSSFTLLEVDNSAAAAPDPEPDVNIPGVAVVKEKKRSKKVPQIKLAELDDLAAKMNAEFEEAEGFELLVE from the exons ATGCGGTTGAGCTCTCCAAATGAAAATGTCCCCAACTCT GCTCCTACAGATGCCGTAAAACGCCGCATCACTGTGAGGAAGATTGCACCCAGGAAAACACAAGTCAAT GTCCCCTCCGAGGAACACACAGAAAATGAACAAAGATTGCTTGAAGGCAGTCGGAAGAAGTCACAAATCTATACCCCAGGACCTGCCCAGGTCCCTCCGCCAAAAGCCACCATGCTCTCCCCGATCTTGGCCCCCTCACCACCCTGTCCACAGGCTGCAGCAAACCCAGAAGACTCAGCATGGTCACAAAAGGTGCGGAGGTCCTATACCCGCCTAAGCCTAGGGGACCCTTCGTTTGAAAGTCACCAGGCCGTGTACTCCCCATCTCCTCAGCGTCGGGAGACCCTGTTTGGATTTGAGAAGCTTCAGACACCTCAGGTTCTCCGCAAGGTGGAGCAGTTCAGGGTGGGCCCTGAAGCCTCCAGGTCTCTCTGTGGAGTCAGCTCCTTCACCCTGCTGGAAGTGGACAACAGTGCTGCCGCTGCTCCCGACCCAGAGCCAGATGTCAACATCCCTGGTGTCGCTGTGGtaaaggagaagaagaggagtaAGAAGGTTCCTCAAATAAAA CTGGCAGAGCTGGATGACCTTGCGGCAAAGATGAATGCAGAGTTTGAAGAGGCAGAAGGATTTGAGTTGTTGGTGGAATAA
- the LOC120057555 gene encoding peripherin-2-like, translating into MVLMKMKFPFEKRMKLAQGLWLLSWMATLAGALTFTLGCFLKTELRRRAEVMDNTEIHAVPNTLMIVGLASLGINYFAGRMCQDALDAGRFPRWKTFLQPYWGVSLFFTLLMLSTVIMSYAMKGNLEWSLKIGLKNGIRFYKDTDTPGRCFQKQTIDHLQMEFQCCGNTDFKDWFEVQWISNRYLDFSSKEVKDRVKSNVDGRYLFDGVPFSCCNPSSPRPCIQDRLTNNSAHYNYEHQTEELNIYIRGCREALVNYYMGLMNTIGAAVLSIFLVQSSVLVSLRYLQTAMEAVAGQENTEIETEGYLLEKGVKETIMEYVTPVLVFLQLNQVGSEDAEAGETPAK; encoded by the exons ATGGTGCTGATGAAGATGAAGTTCCCTTTTGAGAAGAGAATGAAGCTGGCCCAGGGGCTGTGGCTGCTCTCCTGGATGGCCACACTGGCCGGAGCGTTGACTTTCACCCTGGGCTGCTTCCTCAAGACCGAGCTCCGCAGGAGGGCAGAG GTAATGGATAACACAGAGATTCATGCTGTGCCCAACACCCTGATGATAGTGGGTCTGGCCTCTCTGGGTATCAACTACTTTGCTGGCCGTATGTGCCAGGATGCCCTGGATGCCGGACGCTTCCCCCGCTGGAAGACCTTCCTACAACCCTACTGGGGAGTCTCCCTCTTTTTCACACTCCTCATGCTGTCGACTGTGATCATGAGCTACGCTATGAAGGGGAATCTGGAGTGGTCCCTGAAGATCGGCCTGAAGAACGGCATCCGATTCTACAAGGACACAGACACACCCGGCCGCTGCTTCCAGAAGCAGACCATTGACCACCTGCAGATGGAGTTCCAGTGCTGTGGAAACACCGACTTCAAGGACTGGTTCGAGGTCCAGTGGATCAGCAACCGCTACCTAGACTTTAGCTCTAAGGAAGTGAAGGA CCGTGTTAAGAGCAACGTGGACGGGCGTTACCTGTTTGATGGGGTCCCTTTCAGCTGCTGCAACCCCAGTTCCCCAAGGCCCTGCATCCAGGACCGCCTCACCAACAACTCAGCCCACTACAACTACGAGCACCAGACCGAGGAGCTCAACATCTACATCCGCGGCTGCAGGGAGGCTCTGGTCAATTACTACATGGGCCTGATGAACACTATTGGTGCTGCGGTGCTGTCCATCTTCCTGGTCCAG TCATCAGTGTTGGTAAGTCTGCGGTACCTGCAGACAGCCATGGAGGCGGTGGCAGGGCAGGAGAACACTGAGATTGAGACAGAGGGCTACCTGCTGGAAAAAGGGGTGAAGGAGACGATCATGGAGTACGTGACTCCTGTGCTGGTTTTTCTTCAGCTGAACCAGGTGGGAAGTGAAGACGCTGAAGCTGGGGAGACCCCCGCCAAATAA